From a single Mobula birostris isolate sMobBir1 chromosome 13, sMobBir1.hap1, whole genome shotgun sequence genomic region:
- the LOC140208567 gene encoding NACHT, LRR and PYD domains-containing protein 3-like isoform X4 has protein sequence MPESSDSSKFMTNASVNSSASSLMTVGCSPSGTDVRRKHMETLRAQTETLRVNTILMREKVKVFQLVDRYAELTVISTVRDRRLVEHELLARGRDHEEWREKHLRGQLEKIRTDQLFTRSFLQKFKRSVFGNKTGMSAAVAGVPGIGKTTMVQKIVYDWATGKIYQQFQFVFSFKFRDLNSINCRINLRELILDQYPYFGNSLREVWKNREGLLFIFDGLDEFKHNVDFADGQRDTEPKHQCPDPEWWCEVSDIVYSLIQGKLLPGCSVLVTTRPTALHLLEKADIGVRAEILGFVGEERKEYFFRHFEDQTVAEAVFKHVKENEILYTMSYNPSYCWILALALGPFFTQRVRDPQRVPKTITQLYSYYIYNILKNHGREIENPRDVLLRVGQMAFRGVSAKKIVFTDGDLINYNLQPSQFLSGFLMELLEREDSAQSVVYTFPHLTIQEFVAAVAQFLNPHPGDILKFLTEAHNMTDGRFGVFLRFVAGLSSPITTRGLEEFLGPFPHQTTCRVIDWVKEEVKRQSGNTRSEAGKRSLLNTLHYLFESQNRGLAQAALGSVETLSFSGMTLTPIDCAVLSHAIGLCDTIKQLDLENCHIQCEGIQRLGPGLHKCQELRLGENKLGDSGVKMVSAALRNLDCKIQTLGLDKVGLTDSGAEDLACALSTNPSLTELNLGFNKLGDSGVKLVSAALRNPECKIQKLWLGGVCLKDSGAEDLVSALSTNPSLTELDLGFNKLGDSGVKLVSAALRNPECKIQKLWLDSVGLTDSGAEDLASALSTNSSLTELELGLNSLTDRSVPALRRLILTLPSLEWIWLGNNEFSETGEKELRSLQEPRPGLTVTVGTSECVNIPARGMGSFWPIPRPPL, from the exons atgcccgaatcaagtgattcttcaaagttcatgaccaatgcatccgtcaaCTCTTCAGCATCCTCTCTCATGActgtgggatgtagtccatctggcacaG ATGTTCGAAGGAAACACAtggagactctgcgggcacaaactgaaacactgagagtgaacacgatcctgatgagggagaaggtgaaggttttccagctggttgatcgatacgctgagctcacggtcatttctactgttcgagatcggagactggtggaacatgagctgctggcaagaggcagagaccacgaggagtggagagaaaaacatcTCCGCGGACAGCTGGAAAAAATCCGGACTGATCAATTATTTACGAGGAGTTTTCTGCAAAAATTTAAAAGATCTGTCTTTGGAAACAAAACAGGCATGTCcgcagcagtggccggagtcccgggaatcgggaaaacaacaatggtgcaaaagattgtttatgactgggccacggggaaaatataccaacaattccagtttgtcttcagtttcaaattccgagatttaaactccattaactgcagaataaacctgagggaactgattctggatcagtatccttactttgggaattccctgagagaggtctggaagaaccgGGAGGGATTACTGTTTATATTCGATGGATTGGATGAATTCAAACACAACGTCGACTTTGCTGACGGTCAGAGAGAtacagaacccaagcaccagtgcccagatcccgagtggtggtgtgaggtgtctgacattgtgtacagtttaatccagggcaagctgctcccagggtgttcagtgctggtgaccactcgccccactgcgttacatttattggaaaaggcaGACATCGGTGTccgggctgaaatcctgggatttgttggtgaggaacggaaggaatatttcttcaggcattttgaagatcagacggtggcagaagctgttttcaaacacgtgaaggagaacgagatcctgtacaccatgagctacaacccctcctactgctggatcctcgctctggcactgggccccttcttcacacaaagagtcagggacccgcagcgagttcccaagaccatcacccaactgtactcctactatatttacaacatcctgaaaaaccacggccgtgagattgagaacccccgtgatgtgttactcagggttggtcagatggccttcagaggagtgtccgcgaagaagattgtgtttacagatggagatttaatcaactacaatctgcagccttcccagttcctgtccgggttcctgatggagcttttggagagagaggattctgcccagagcgtggtgtacacattcccacacctcaccatccaagagtttgtagctgcagtcgcacaattcctgaatccacatcccggggatatcctgaaattcctcactgaagcccacaacatgacagatgggcgatttggggtatttctccgttttgttgctggtctctcctcTCCAATTACAACTCGtggcctggaggagtttctgggtccatttcctcatcaaacaacctgccgggtgattgactgggtgaaggaggaggttaaacgccagagtggaaacacaaggagtgaagctggtaaaaggagcctcctgaacacattgcactacctgtttgagtctcagaatcgtggactggctcaggccgcactgggatctgtggaaacactttcattcagtggaatgacactgaccccgattgactgcgcggtcctgtctcatgccatcggactctgtgatacaataaaacagcTCGACCTGGAGAActgccacattcagtgtgaaggaatccagcggctgggacccgggctgcacaagtgccaggAGTTGAG ACTTGGggagaataaactgggagattcaggagtgaaaatggtgtctgcggctctgaggaacctggactgtaaaatacagacactggg TCTGGACAaagtcggtctcacagattctggtgccgaggatctcgcctgcgctctcagtacaaacccatcactgacggagctgaaccTGGGTTTTAATAAActtggagattcaggagtgaaactggtgtctgcggctctaaggaacccggagtgtaaaatacagaaactgtg gctgggcGGTGTTTGTCTTAAAGactctggtgccgaggatctcgtctccgctctcagtacaaacccatcactgacggaacTGGACCTGGGTtttaataaactgggagattcaggagtgaaactggtgtctgcggctctgaggaacccggagtgtaaaatacagaaactgtg gctggacagtgtcggtctcacagattctggtgccgaggatctcgcctccgctctcagtacaaactcatcactgacggagctggagCTGGGATTAAATTCGCTGACAGAccgatctgtccccgctctccgccgcctcatactgaccctcccgagtcTGGAGTGGATCTG GCTGGGGAACAATGAGTTCAGTGAGACCGGGGAGAAGGAACTGAGATCTCTGCAGGAACCCAGACCCGGACTGACAGTGACCGTTGgaacatctgaatgtgtgaaCATCCCCGCCCGCGGGATGGGGTCATTTTGGCCGATTCCCCGCCCTCCCCTTTAA
- the LOC140208567 gene encoding NACHT, LRR and PYD domains-containing protein 3-like isoform X5 → MPLTSFFIFIEEKLLCAPCSSDWALTTYFCPSKDVRRKHMETLRAQTETLRVNTILMREKVKVFQLVDRYAELTVISTVRDRRLVEHELLARGRDHEEWREKHLRGQLEKIRTDQLFTRSFLQKFKRSVFGNKTGMSAAVAGVPGIGKTTMVQKIVYDWATGKIYQQFQFVFSFKFRDLNSINCRINLRELILDQYPYFGNSLREVWKNREGLLFIFDGLDEFKHNVDFADGQRDTEPKHQCPDPEWWCEVSDIVYSLIQGKLLPGCSVLVTTRPTALHLLEKADIGVRAEILGFVGEERKEYFFRHFEDQTVAEAVFKHVKENEILYTMSYNPSYCWILALALGPFFTQRVRDPQRVPKTITQLYSYYIYNILKNHGREIENPRDVLLRVGQMAFRGVSAKKIVFTDGDLINYNLQPSQFLSGFLMELLEREDSAQSVVYTFPHLTIQEFVAAVAQFLNPHPGDILKFLTEAHNMTDGRFGVFLRFVAGLSSPITTRGLEEFLGPFPHQTTCRVIDWVKEEVKRQSGNTRSEAGKRSLLNTLHYLFESQNRGLAQAALGSVETLSFSGMTLTPIDCAVLSHAIGLCDTIKQLDLENCHIQCEGIQRLGPGLHKCQELRLGENKLGDSGVKMVSAALRNLDCKIQTLGLDKVGLTDSGAEDLACALSTNPSLTELNLGFNKLGDSGVKLVSAALRNPECKIQKLWLGGVCLKDSGAEDLVSALSTNPSLTELDLGFNKLGDSGVKLVSAALRNPECKIQKLWLDSVGLTDSGAEDLASALSTNSSLTELELGLNSLTDRSVPALRRLILTLPSLEWIWLGNNEFSETGEKELRSLQEPRPGLTVTVGTSECVNIPARGMGSFWPIPRPPL, encoded by the exons ATGCCTTTAAcaagtttttttatttttattgaagaaaaaCTGTTGTGTGCTCCATGTTCATCAGATTGGGCATTGACAACCTATTTCTGTCCATCCAAAGATGTTCGAAGGAAACACAtggagactctgcgggcacaaactgaaacactgagagtgaacacgatcctgatgagggagaaggtgaaggttttccagctggttgatcgatacgctgagctcacggtcatttctactgttcgagatcggagactggtggaacatgagctgctggcaagaggcagagaccacgaggagtggagagaaaaacatcTCCGCGGACAGCTGGAAAAAATCCGGACTGATCAATTATTTACGAGGAGTTTTCTGCAAAAATTTAAAAGATCTGTCTTTGGAAACAAAACAGGCATGTCcgcagcagtggccggagtcccgggaatcgggaaaacaacaatggtgcaaaagattgtttatgactgggccacggggaaaatataccaacaattccagtttgtcttcagtttcaaattccgagatttaaactccattaactgcagaataaacctgagggaactgattctggatcagtatccttactttgggaattccctgagagaggtctggaagaaccgGGAGGGATTACTGTTTATATTCGATGGATTGGATGAATTCAAACACAACGTCGACTTTGCTGACGGTCAGAGAGAtacagaacccaagcaccagtgcccagatcccgagtggtggtgtgaggtgtctgacattgtgtacagtttaatccagggcaagctgctcccagggtgttcagtgctggtgaccactcgccccactgcgttacatttattggaaaaggcaGACATCGGTGTccgggctgaaatcctgggatttgttggtgaggaacggaaggaatatttcttcaggcattttgaagatcagacggtggcagaagctgttttcaaacacgtgaaggagaacgagatcctgtacaccatgagctacaacccctcctactgctggatcctcgctctggcactgggccccttcttcacacaaagagtcagggacccgcagcgagttcccaagaccatcacccaactgtactcctactatatttacaacatcctgaaaaaccacggccgtgagattgagaacccccgtgatgtgttactcagggttggtcagatggccttcagaggagtgtccgcgaagaagattgtgtttacagatggagatttaatcaactacaatctgcagccttcccagttcctgtccgggttcctgatggagcttttggagagagaggattctgcccagagcgtggtgtacacattcccacacctcaccatccaagagtttgtagctgcagtcgcacaattcctgaatccacatcccggggatatcctgaaattcctcactgaagcccacaacatgacagatgggcgatttggggtatttctccgttttgttgctggtctctcctcTCCAATTACAACTCGtggcctggaggagtttctgggtccatttcctcatcaaacaacctgccgggtgattgactgggtgaaggaggaggttaaacgccagagtggaaacacaaggagtgaagctggtaaaaggagcctcctgaacacattgcactacctgtttgagtctcagaatcgtggactggctcaggccgcactgggatctgtggaaacactttcattcagtggaatgacactgaccccgattgactgcgcggtcctgtctcatgccatcggactctgtgatacaataaaacagcTCGACCTGGAGAActgccacattcagtgtgaaggaatccagcggctgggacccgggctgcacaagtgccaggAGTTGAG ACTTGGggagaataaactgggagattcaggagtgaaaatggtgtctgcggctctgaggaacctggactgtaaaatacagacactggg TCTGGACAaagtcggtctcacagattctggtgccgaggatctcgcctgcgctctcagtacaaacccatcactgacggagctgaaccTGGGTTTTAATAAActtggagattcaggagtgaaactggtgtctgcggctctaaggaacccggagtgtaaaatacagaaactgtg gctgggcGGTGTTTGTCTTAAAGactctggtgccgaggatctcgtctccgctctcagtacaaacccatcactgacggaacTGGACCTGGGTtttaataaactgggagattcaggagtgaaactggtgtctgcggctctgaggaacccggagtgtaaaatacagaaactgtg gctggacagtgtcggtctcacagattctggtgccgaggatctcgcctccgctctcagtacaaactcatcactgacggagctggagCTGGGATTAAATTCGCTGACAGAccgatctgtccccgctctccgccgcctcatactgaccctcccgagtcTGGAGTGGATCTG GCTGGGGAACAATGAGTTCAGTGAGACCGGGGAGAAGGAACTGAGATCTCTGCAGGAACCCAGACCCGGACTGACAGTGACCGTTGgaacatctgaatgtgtgaaCATCCCCGCCCGCGGGATGGGGTCATTTTGGCCGATTCCCCGCCCTCCCCTTTAA